The sequence GGGGTGCCGATCTCCGGCGAGATCGGGTTCACGGTCTCGGGGTTCGCCGGCGAGCACGGCGGCCCGGGCAGTTACCACCTCGGTATGGGTCCGGAACCTGCCGGAACCGAATGCGCCGAGGCCGTGCGCGCGGCCATCACCGCGGCGAAGAACCCGTGAGGCCGTGAGCACAACCACCTCGCACCACACACCGGGCACCTCGACCGGACTGGCCCTCGCTCTCGCATCGTCGGCCGCCTTTGCACTCTCGGGTGTGCTGGCACGGGCGATGATCGACTCGGGCTGGTCGGCCGGTGCGACCGTCACGGCCCGTATCGCGATCGGTGCCGCGGTCCTCCTCATACCCGGCCTCGTCGCGGTCCGCGGCATGCCGTCGCGCCTGCGCAACTCGTGGCCGACGCTCCTCGCATACGGCGTGCTGGCAGTGGCCACCTGCCAGCTCGCGTACTTCTACGCGGTGACCTATCTGCAGGTCGGAGTGGCATTGCTGATCGAGTACACAGCGCCGGTGGCGGTCATCGGATGGATGTGGATACGCCACCGCCAACGCCCGGGCCGCGGCACGGTGATCGGTGCGGTGGTGGCGATCGTCGGGCTCGGTCTGGTCCTCGACGTCGGCAGCGGGGGTGGCATCAACGGGGTGGGTGTCGCCTGGGCCCTCGTCGCGATGGTGGGTGCTGCGGCCTATTTCGTCATCTCCGCCGACGACCGGCTCGACATCCCACCGCTGACACTCGCCGCGGGTGGGCTGGTGATCGGCGCGGTCGGTCTCGCCGCGGCCGGCCTCGTCGGGATACTACCGATGCGGGCCGGGACCGCCGATGTGGATCTGGCCGGCCATCGTCTGGCGTGGTGGGTGCCGCTCGCGCTCCTCGGAGTGGTCACCGCCGCGCTCGCGTATTCGCTCGGTATCGCCGCCGGACGCCGGCTCGGCTCGCGGGTCATGTCTTTCGTGGGGCTCTCAGAGGTGCTCTTCGCGGTATTGTTCGCCTGGCTCGCGCTGGCCGAGTTGCCGTCGGCGATCCAACTGATCGGCGGCATCCTTGTCGTCGGCGGCGTGGTCATCGTGCGCATCGGGGAGGCCGCCACCCGCAGCGAAGAGCCAGTGCTGTGACCGAACTGGGACAGACGTCCCACCGCAATCAGAACTGCAACTTCGCAAAAGTCGCTGTGCACAAACGAATACGCGCAGGAAACAGTTGTGTCACGTTCGTCCGCCCGGACGACTCCCCGGGGTTATCCTGGGTCCCTGTTGCTCTGGGGGTGGCCAGTTGTGAGGACGATGTTCTCGCGGTTCGACTACATCGACGCTGCGCGGGAGACCGGCGCGCGGTTCGTGGAGTTGGTGCGCACTGTCGACGATCCCGAGACCCGACTGCCCGCCACCCCTTCGTGGACGGTGGCGGATTGCCTCGGACACGTCTCATCGGCGCCCGGTCGCCACCTCGATCTCGCGCGCGGCGAGGGCTCGTGGTCGTTGCGAGCGACAGACCTTCCCGACTTCAACGCGAAGCAGATCGCCAACCTGCCCACCCGTGACGTCACGCTGCTCACCGAAAAGCTTCTCGATGACCTCGACTGTCTGCTCGACGAGGTGACCCATTTCGGAGCGCGGGTACCGCTGATGAAGTTCGACGGCGATCGGTGCATCCGCGCCGATGCCGCACTCGGCATCCTCATCGGCGAATTCGTCGTGCACGGCCACGACGTCGCCTCCGCGGTCGGCGCCGTGTGGGACATCGACCCGGCGATCGCGCCGCTCGTGGCACGAGGTCGTCATCAGATCCTGCCCGATTGGGTGGACGAGACCACGTGCGACGGGCACTCGGCGACTTACGACATCCGACTGCGCGGGTGCACCGAGCGGTTCGTCTACGAGTTCACCGACGGACGGCTCGAGATCGATCCGTCCGATCCACGACCCCCTGACGTGCACATCAGCATCGATCCGGTCGTGGCATTGCTCGCGGCCTACGGCCGTACGTCACCGACCTGGGCGGCGCTGACGGGTCGCGCCTTCGCGTGGGGCGGTCGGCCGTGGCTGGCCGCAAGCCTCCACAGGCGGTTCGTACCGGCCTGACACGTCTCGCGGCGGCCTACACATCGAGCCGCTATGTCGACTCGCTGATCATCACGGCGACGGTGCCCGGTTCCAGCGCCGCGAACACATGCTCGATGTCTCCCGCGTACGAGACGTAGTCGCCGGCCCGAGTTCCACCGCCGCGTCGGTGGGCCCGACAGTCGCACGGCCCGCGCTGAGCACGACATGTTCGACGACTCCGCGCGAGTGCGGTGCCGAAATCCGCGGTTCACCGGGTTCGGCCCGGATGAGGTACATGTCCCGGCGGGTTCCCGGACGAGCCGTCGAGAGCAGGGTGGCCGAATAGTCGGCAGCCGCGGCCGGAATCACCGGTCCGTCACCGAAGCGGATGACCTCCACCGGGTGCACAGGCGCGTCGAGGAGTGCGGAGAACTGTAAACCCAGGGCGGTCGACAGGGCCCAGAGTGTTTCGACACTGGGGTTCCCGTCGCCCGATTCCAGTTGCGACAGAGTCGATTTGCCCACCCCCGCGCGCCTGGCGAGCTCGCCGATCGACAATCCGGCCCGAGTACGTTCGCGCTTGAGCGACGCGGCCACCACCTGCTTCGGGTTGATCCCCGCAGTCATGTCGCCCGCATCGTTCGCTGAACGGGACGACCGTCCTTCTTGACGAACACCATCCATAGTGTCCATCATAGTGGCCATGCGTTCGTCTTGGAGAACACTCGACCCCTCGGCGGTTCGCGCCATCGTGGTGATGAGCGCATCCGTGCTGGTGATCGGCACCTCGTACGGCGTAGCCGCGCACACGGCCGGGCTGGCCTGGTGGCAGATCCTCACGATCGCCACCGTCGTACTCGCGGGATCGTCGGAGTTCGTGTTCGTCGGGGTCATCGCCGGCGGCGGCGCGCCGCTGGTGGCCGCCCTCGCCGGGCTTCTCGTGAACAGCCGCAACTTCGGCTACGGACTGTCGGTCGGCAAACACCTCGGACGTGGGCTCCCGTTGGCGCTCGGCGCACATCTGATCAACGACGAGACAGCCGCGCTCGCGGCCGGTGAGCGCGACTCCCGACGCGCTCGGGCCATGTTCTTCCTCTGTGGCGTCGGCATCCTCATCGGTTGGCCCCTGGGGTCGGTGCTCGGTTCGGCCATCGGCGGTCTGGTGGCGAGCCCCGAGTCGCTCGGACTCGACGCCGCGTTCCCGGCGCTGCTCGCGGCGCTGGCAGTGCCGGCTCTCCGCGAGCGGACGACCCTGGCCGCCGCACTGATCGGTGGTGGCGTCGCGGTGGTCGCCTCGCCATTCCTCCCCGCCGGCGTGCCGATCATGCTGTCCCTGCTCGGCGTCGCCCTCGTCGAGGTCATGCGACGCCGCCCGACCATCGCCGGCACAAAGGCATCGGGGGATCCGGCCGAGGGCCGGAACCCGGAGGAATCGCTGCGATGAGTACCGCAGCAC is a genomic window of Gordonia sp. SID5947 containing:
- a CDS encoding EamA family transporter, with protein sequence MSTTTSHHTPGTSTGLALALASSAAFALSGVLARAMIDSGWSAGATVTARIAIGAAVLLIPGLVAVRGMPSRLRNSWPTLLAYGVLAVATCQLAYFYAVTYLQVGVALLIEYTAPVAVIGWMWIRHRQRPGRGTVIGAVVAIVGLGLVLDVGSGGGINGVGVAWALVAMVGAAAYFVISADDRLDIPPLTLAAGGLVIGAVGLAAAGLVGILPMRAGTADVDLAGHRLAWWVPLALLGVVTAALAYSLGIAAGRRLGSRVMSFVGLSEVLFAVLFAWLALAELPSAIQLIGGILVVGGVVIVRIGEAATRSEEPVL
- a CDS encoding maleylpyruvate isomerase N-terminal domain-containing protein, whose protein sequence is MFSRFDYIDAARETGARFVELVRTVDDPETRLPATPSWTVADCLGHVSSAPGRHLDLARGEGSWSLRATDLPDFNAKQIANLPTRDVTLLTEKLLDDLDCLLDEVTHFGARVPLMKFDGDRCIRADAALGILIGEFVVHGHDVASAVGAVWDIDPAIAPLVARGRHQILPDWVDETTCDGHSATYDIRLRGCTERFVYEFTDGRLEIDPSDPRPPDVHISIDPVVALLAAYGRTSPTWAALTGRAFAWGGRPWLAASLHRRFVPA
- a CDS encoding AzlC family ABC transporter permease; translated protein: MRSSWRTLDPSAVRAIVVMSASVLVIGTSYGVAAHTAGLAWWQILTIATVVLAGSSEFVFVGVIAGGGAPLVAALAGLLVNSRNFGYGLSVGKHLGRGLPLALGAHLINDETAALAAGERDSRRARAMFFLCGVGILIGWPLGSVLGSAIGGLVASPESLGLDAAFPALLAALAVPALRERTTLAAALIGGGVAVVASPFLPAGVPIMLSLLGVALVEVMRRRPTIAGTKASGDPAEGRNPEESLR